The genomic segment CTCTCGATCTGGGCGATGTTTCTTTCGCCGACGGAGAGGGGATCCAACTTCTCAAGGATCTCAGAAGCCGCGACGTGACCATTCTGAATCTTCTGCCATATCTGACGCTGCAGCTTCGCGTGGCTGAACGCGGCACGATGTCCCTTCGAAATAAGGGCGATGGCTCTGAAGAGTGATGATGGAACGCAGGATGCTCGTAGAACTGGACAACGAAATCGCGCTGGTTCGGCTGGCGCAGTCCGGAAGCCCCGACGCTTTCGGAACCCTCGTTAATCAATACGAGGGGATGGTTTACCGGTTGGTTCGCGCGATTACGACAAGCGACGAGGACGCTGAAGAGTTGTTGGAAGCAACCTTCTTGCAGGCGCGCGAGGATGTTGGGGAATTCCGGGGAGAGGAGCGACTCCACTCGTGGCTGGCGCGAATCGCGATTGATACGGCCATCGTCAGGTTGCGCCGGCACGGTCCTTTCACAGGTTATTCATTCGACGAACCCATGAACAATACTGACGCGATGTCATCACCCGGCCGTGTTCAGGAATGGATTCACGATCCCAGGCACAGCTATAGTAAGGCCGACCTCGACGCCATTCTGTCCAGGGCACTCGAGGATATTGAAACTCCTTTGCGGATAATCTTCGTCCTCGGCGACATAGAAGGATTCTCCGTCGAAGAGATAGCAGATATATTGGGGCTCTCACTTCCGGTTGTGAAAACCTATCGGACCCATGCCCGCCTGAAGCTGAGGGCCAACCTGAGCATCTGGTTCGAGAACCTTTCCGTTTCCGCCTCGAAATGAAGTGTCCACGACGAGGGCCTTCATTTCTGCGGACCGACTTTAACGGCTTTGAAAAAGCCATGACGAGGTAATCCATGGCAGTTGAAGTATCGACAATTTATGAGAAGCGCGATAGGACTTTCCTGCCCCGTAAGTTAGTCGACTCGGAGTCCGAAGCTCTCCCGCTCGCCGGGTTTATCTGCCACGATCTGCGTGTGCCCCTGTCCGCCATTCTGGCATATTCAGAACTCATGGCTGAGGACAACCTGGACACGTTCCAGAGGAAAGATTTTCACAAGGAAATCCGCTCGGCCGTATGCCGGATGAATGATCTCATATCATTGCTCCTGGAGTTCTCCAGACCTCGTGATGCTCTTCGAGCAGAGCCTAGCGACATCAGGAAGACGATCCAGTGCGCAATACGGGCTGTGGCGGTGAGGCCGGAGTTCAGCCGTATTATGACCAGTTACGAACACGAGGGCCTGGATGAGTGCAGGTTCGACGCTGGACAAGTGCAGCGGGTGGTCACCAACCTCGTTCTCAATGCTTGCGAGGCGGTTTCGCCCGTCTCAGGAAGGATAAACGTCAAATCACTGGGTCGGCGCGAGCGTATCGAAATCACCATCGCAGATAACGGCCCTGGCATCCCAGAGCCGATTCGCCACGCCGTCTTCCAGCCTTTTGTGAGTTACGGCAAGACAGATGGTACCGGACTCGGATTGGCAATTGTTCAGAAAATTCTTCGCGGCCTGGGTGGGGATGTTTACCTGGAAAGAACGGGTACGGAAGGTACGCTCTTCAAAGTTGCGCTTCCCTACGTAAGCTCGCGCTGGAAATAAATCGCTTGGTTCGCCTGCGAGTAGCCGAAATATTTGCGAGGTAAGTTAGGTGAGTGTCACTCAAAACGAAAGGGCCTTTCGCTTTCGCGCGCTACACGAAGGCCCCGGCAGCTTTCTCATTCCGAATCCGTGGGATGTCGCGTCCGCGAGGATTCTGGCTGGGTTTGGGTTCCAGGCCTTGGCCACATCGAGCGCGGCCTCTGCCTGTGTAGCGGGTCGAAGAGACCATGGACTGACGAGAGATGAGGCGCTCGCGCACGCACGCATGATTGTTGATTCGACAGATATACCCGTCTCGGCGGACTTGGGAAAAGGGTTCGGGGATGCGCCGGACGATGCTGCGCAAACGGTTCGCCTGGCGGCCGAAGCAGGCCTGGTCGGGTGTACCATCGAAGATGCGACCGGCGATTCAGACCGTCCGCTCTATGATGACAGCCTGGCGGTTGAAAGGATCGCGGCTGCCGCGCAAGTCGCGCGGGAGTTGCCTTTCCCGTTCATGCTCACTGCGCGGGCGCATAATTTCCTCTATGGCAATCCAGACCTGGATGGCACCATCCGCCGCCTTCAGGCCTTCGAAAAAGTGGGGGCCGATGTGCTGTTCGCGCCGGGGCTGCCTGACCTCGAATCGGTTCGCACGGTATGTGCAGCACTTTCGAAGCCATTCAACTTCATGGTTGGAATTAAAGGCAAGTCGTTTTCAGTTCCTGAGCTCACAGCCGCGGGAGTCAAGCGCATCAGCCTTGCCACTTCGCTGTACCGCGCGGCGATGACGGGTTTTCTCGATGCCGCACGTGAGCTGATAACGACAGGCCAGTTCTCTTTCGTCGATCGAAGCGTGTCAACGCACGATCTGAACAAGCTTATGCGGATTTAACCACGCGGCGAGAACGCACAGGGGCTTCAGGGAGAAAAACACAACGATCCGGTCAATATTGCCGCTTTTCGATGCGCGGGCGCTCCACGCGGCTCATGGCCCCCTTTTCAATCGCCGGGTGTTTAAGGCCGCGCAATTCGGCGAGGTTTGCGCAAACCTTTTCCACTGCGTCAGCAATGTCGTCTGCATCCTTGCGGCTGCCCAGGAACAGGTGGTGCGGCATCCAGACCGATTCCTCATAGGCGGCGCGCTCTGAAACCGGGCAATGATACTTTGTTCTGGGATTCAGCGGTTCTGCCCGCCCCCAGGAAAGCGCCGGAAACTCGCTCGGGTCCAGCGGAAACAGCGCGCTCTTGTAGACCGGCTCATAGAAAAGCCCGTCGCAGGGAATGCCTTCCATCTCGAGCGCTCCCAGGAAAGCCGCCCGCGGCGTGCTGTCAAAAGCTCCCGCACGATACTTGAACACGTACTGGTATGCCGCCACTCGCGTGTTGCGCTTATCGCATTTCAGGAAATCCAGCCCTGGAATTTTACGCAGCCGTTTTTCCAGGTGGGCCATGTTCGCCTGGCGCGTCTCCGCCTGCTTTGGAAGGCGTTCGAGCTGAGCTTCCAGGATTGCTGCCTGAAATTCCGTCACCCGGTGGTTAAATCCGATCAGCCGATGGCCAAATCGGTCGGTGGTGCTGGCGCGGCCGCAATTCACATAGGATTGTGCCCGCTCGTAAAATTCGAGATTGCCGGTAATCACTCCGCCGCCTTCGCCCGAGGTCATCAGCTTGCTTGATTGGAAGCTGAAACAGCCGAATTCGCCCGTGGCGCCGGCTCCCTTGTTCCGCCATTTGCCGCCGTGAGCATGCGCGCAGTCTTCAATCACCACCAGATTGTGGGCGCGCGCGATCTTCATGATGGCGTCCATGTCGGCAAAGCTCATGGCCAGGTGGACAGGCAGGATCGCCCGGGTCTTGTCGGTCAGCACCGCTTCAATCAGCCGCGCGTCCAGGCAGTAGGTGTCGGGATCGACATCCACAAACACGGGCACTGCGTTCAGCAGCAGCACCGGCCCCACCGTACCTTCCCACGTGTAGGCGGGGACAATCACTTCGTCGCCGGGCCGAATGCCCGCGGCCTTCAGCGCCACCTGGATTGCCACCGTTCCGTTTGACACCGCAAGGCCGTATTTCGCGCCGTGGAATTTTGCGAACTTCTGCGCAA from the Terriglobia bacterium genome contains:
- a CDS encoding STAS domain-containing protein encodes the protein MLRVTVVESSDSGVRLRVEGRLTGHSVTELRESCELHALADGTKLTLDLGDVSFADGEGIQLLKDLRSRDVTILNLLPYLTLQLRVAERGTMSLRNKGDGSEE
- a CDS encoding isocitrate lyase/phosphoenolpyruvate mutase family protein; translation: MSVTQNERAFRFRALHEGPGSFLIPNPWDVASARILAGFGFQALATSSAASACVAGRRDHGLTRDEALAHARMIVDSTDIPVSADLGKGFGDAPDDAAQTVRLAAEAGLVGCTIEDATGDSDRPLYDDSLAVERIAAAAQVARELPFPFMLTARAHNFLYGNPDLDGTIRRLQAFEKVGADVLFAPGLPDLESVRTVCAALSKPFNFMVGIKGKSFSVPELTAAGVKRISLATSLYRAAMTGFLDAARELITTGQFSFVDRSVSTHDLNKLMRI
- a CDS encoding sigma-70 family RNA polymerase sigma factor gives rise to the protein MMERRMLVELDNEIALVRLAQSGSPDAFGTLVNQYEGMVYRLVRAITTSDEDAEELLEATFLQAREDVGEFRGEERLHSWLARIAIDTAIVRLRRHGPFTGYSFDEPMNNTDAMSSPGRVQEWIHDPRHSYSKADLDAILSRALEDIETPLRIIFVLGDIEGFSVEEIADILGLSLPVVKTYRTHARLKLRANLSIWFENLSVSASK
- a CDS encoding HAMP domain-containing sensor histidine kinase, with amino-acid sequence MAVEVSTIYEKRDRTFLPRKLVDSESEALPLAGFICHDLRVPLSAILAYSELMAEDNLDTFQRKDFHKEIRSAVCRMNDLISLLLEFSRPRDALRAEPSDIRKTIQCAIRAVAVRPEFSRIMTSYEHEGLDECRFDAGQVQRVVTNLVLNACEAVSPVSGRINVKSLGRRERIEITIADNGPGIPEPIRHAVFQPFVSYGKTDGTGLGLAIVQKILRGLGGDVYLERTGTEGTLFKVALPYVSSRWK
- a CDS encoding DegT/DnrJ/EryC1/StrS family aminotransferase codes for the protein MGKLAITGGKPVRKRPFSDWPIYGREEERAVQKVLASRNWGGYPFPNTIADRFAQKFAKFHGAKYGLAVSNGTVAIQVALKAAGIRPGDEVIVPAYTWEGTVGPVLLLNAVPVFVDVDPDTYCLDARLIEAVLTDKTRAILPVHLAMSFADMDAIMKIARAHNLVVIEDCAHAHGGKWRNKGAGATGEFGCFSFQSSKLMTSGEGGGVITGNLEFYERAQSYVNCGRASTTDRFGHRLIGFNHRVTEFQAAILEAQLERLPKQAETRQANMAHLEKRLRKIPGLDFLKCDKRNTRVAAYQYVFKYRAGAFDSTPRAAFLGALEMEGIPCDGLFYEPVYKSALFPLDPSEFPALSWGRAEPLNPRTKYHCPVSERAAYEESVWMPHHLFLGSRKDADDIADAVEKVCANLAELRGLKHPAIEKGAMSRVERPRIEKRQY